The Trichoderma atroviride chromosome 5, complete sequence genome contains a region encoding:
- a CDS encoding uncharacterized protein (EggNog:ENOG41~TransMembrane:12 (i70-88o108-128i135-152o158-177i198-219o231-252i294-313o333-356i376-394o400-424i445-462o468-491i)) — translation MASPEGVLNGSSSDIQADDKTLVVKPEDQFVNSDNNSNSDAEKGQVSQEVLDWDNDPHNPYNWPAWKKGMMVFTISTMGLTISIATSISSSSVGLLQQEFGVSRTVALLPLTLYVVALGLGPVIGGPLSETIGRYPVIMGGMLLGSFFTIGAGFVHNFGALCFFRFLTGFLWAPVLANAPGSLSETFMPKTRGPVSALFILTPFLGPGLGPVIGSFVSVDKGWRWTEWTMLFFAAFTITLGCFIGETFHPILKRRLAKKRGLEVPPLPPVSERIKTFAVVAAVRPLLMLFTEPIVSFICLYVAVNFGTLFSFFGGVPYSFGLVYDFDIEQSGLVFLAIVIGCFLGLATIMACEIFFYRKQAVNYPPHKIPPEHRLYPAMLGCFGLPIGLFWFAWTARKDISWASPAVAIIPFAWGNLCVFVSTIQYISDTYTGNVVASASSANSLARYGFAGVFPLFTIQMYETLGIHWATSLLGFIALALIPIPFVLYRFGPTIRAKSKFETHKYE, via the exons ATGGCCTCTCCAGAAGGAGTCCTGAATGGCTCCTCCTCAGATATCCAAGCAGACGACAAAACGTTGGTAGTGAAGCCGGAAGACCAGTTTGTCAACAgcgacaacaacagcaacagcgaTGCCGAGAAGGGCCAGGTTTCGCAAGAAGTCCTCGACTGGGACAATGACCCTCATAATCCATACAACTGGCCTGCGTGGAAGAAAGGCATGATGGTGTTTACTATTTCTACAATGGGTCTCACAAT ATCAATAGCCACATCCATCTCCAGTTCGTCTGTCGGCCTTTTGCAACAGGAATTTGGTGTAAGCAGAACCGTCGCCCTGCTGCCCCTTACTCTCTACGTCgtcgcccttggccttggcccaGTAATTGGAGGCCCCCTTTCCGAAACGATTGGCCGATATCCTGTCATCATGGGTGGCATGCTTCTCGGCTCCTTCTTCACCATTGGAGCCGGCTTCGTCCACAACTTTGGCGCCTTGTGTTTCTTCCGATTTCTCACTGGGTTCTTGTGGGCTCCTGTGTTGGCCAATGCTCCTGGATCGCTTTCAGAGACGTTTatgccaaagacaagaggGCCCGTCAGtgctctttttattttaactcCCTTCTTGGGCCCTGGCCTGGG ACCCGTCATCGGCTCTTTCGTTTCTGTCGACAAGGGCTGGCGCTGGACCGAATGGacaatgctcttcttcgccgccttCACCATCACACTAGGTTGCTTCATTGGAGAGACTTTCCACCCAATCCTCAAGCGCCGTCTGGCTAAGAAGCGTGGCCTTGAGGTCCCCCCACTTCCTCCTGTGAGCGAGCGTATCAAGACTTTCGCCGTTGTGGCCGCTGTTAGACCACTTCTCATGCTCTTTACTGAGCCCATCGTTTCGTTCATCTGCCTCTACGTCGCCGTCAATTTTGGCacccttttcagcttctttggcggcgttCCATACTCGTTTGGTCTGGTATATGATTTTGATATCGAGCAGTCCGGCTTGGTCTTCCTTGCTATTGTCATCGGCTGCTTCCTCGGCCTTGCGACCATCATGGCCTGCGAGATATTCTTCTATCGAAAGCAGGCCGTCAATTACCCTCCTCACAAGATTCCTCCCGAGCACCGACTTTATCCCGCCATGTTGGGCTGCTTTGGACTGCCCATCGGTCTCTTCTGGTTCGCTTGGACGGCGCGAAAGGACATCTCCTGGGCAAGCCCTGCGGTAGCCATCATTCCTTTTGCTTGGGGCAACTTGTGCGTCTTTGTCAGCACTATCCAGTACATTTCCGATACGTATACCGGCAACGTCGTTGCGAGTGCTTCCAGTGCCAACAGCTTGGCACGATATGGCTTCGCCGGCGTGTTTCCCCTTTTCACTATCCAAA TGTACGAAACTCTTGGGATTCACTGGGCTACCAGCTTGCTGGGATTCATTGCCCTAGCGCTAATTCCCATTCCCTTTGTTCTTTACCGATTCGGTCCGACTATCCGGGCGAAAAGCAAGTTTGAGACTCACAAGTACGAGTGA
- a CDS encoding uncharacterized protein (SECRETED:SignalP(1-19)): protein MRSIYYLSILPVFSAFTAAKCDDSKATKKAFDPKSLSLREVGARNTVDWRVWLEQDGNPISFWHDVPLYPDEKNNNIVNFYVEIPRWTDAKIETKRNKPLNPIYHDDKDDVPRYVASIWPHRSYPFLYGSLPQTWENSNIKHNFTGFPGDNDPMDVVDISAIDPGYVGQIRTVKILGGIAMIDDETTDWKIIGINVNDPLSQVVDTIDDLEKYRPGLKQTFYDWFVYYKLFRSGTLNTIFGNKYQDSNTARDIVGESHGFWKDLISGKEDPGKISISQTSQPSICSSYISSKDATDEFDLPKKSKIEPAAMRPAKYDKWYYIDENFRILPEQLIDVD from the exons ATGCGCTCAATATACTATCTCTCGATTTTGCCTGTCTTCTCTGCATTCACGGCTGCCAAATGCGACGATAGTAAAGCGACAAAGAAAGCGTTTGACCCAAAGTCGCTTTCACTCAGAGAAGTCGGAGCCCGAAATACAGTG GACTGGCGCGTTTGGCTTGAGCAGGACGGCAACCCGATTTCCTTCTGGCACGACGTTCCTCTCTATCCTGACGAGAAGAATAACAACATCGTCAATTTCTACGTGGAGATCCCGCGATGGACAGATGCCAAGATTGAGACAAAGCGCAACAAGCCTTTGA ACCCCATCTATCACGATGACAAAGATGATGTTCCTCGATATGTAGCCAGTATTTGGCCACATAGATCCTACCCTTTCCTTTACGGCTCACTTCCTCAGACCTGGGAGAACTCTAACATCAAGCACAATTTTACTGGGTTCCCTGGCGATAATGATCCGATGGATGTGGTGGATATAAGCGCAATTGA TCCCGGATATGTCGGCCAAATCAGAACGGTCAAGATCCTGGGTGGGATAGCCATGATTGAT GACGAAACTACGGACTGGAAAATAATTGGCATCAACGTTAATGATCCTCTGTCACAAGTGGTTGATA CCATCGACGATCTCGAAAAATATCGACCTGGCCTCAAGCAAACCTTTTATGACTGGTTCGTC TACTACAAACTTTTTCGCAGTGGCACCCTCAACACCATATTCGGAAACAAATACCAAGATTCTAACACGGCACGCGACATTGTTGGCGAGAGCCACGGTTTCTGGAAAGACCTCATCAGCGGCAAAGAAGACCCCGGGAAGATAAGCATTTCGCAGACTTCGCAGCCAAGCATTTGCAGCAGCTATATCTCGAGCAAAGATGCAACCGACGAGTTTGACCTACCGAAGAAATCCAAGATTGAACCCGCCGCGATGAGGCCTGCAAAGTATGATAAGTGGTATTATATAGATGAGAATTTTCGGATCCTGCCGGAGCAGCTTATTGATGTAGACTGA
- a CDS encoding uncharacterized protein (MEROPS:MER0011907), translating to MANRTCKHTSLYLDVSPHASKAGFKRPNRRQRISAATQDGRVLKELELLTSKELLEDEMAFPGPLVLPGDDLAEDPEYPPQDFNEWKDEEERNPVTNERKAIYVVPSPLFDKTVSKMQAWSVCNSAKEQYAQAVNAPDMQDIVEYLSAFFYGMDVKIFDQPFHWHKWESYDGAVLKHSNTETRIGLKSPSKELFGIRCRASPDETSPMQVNLNDVLDALAENIPSDAHSIMILLDQDMYEGDGDIFCAGRAYGGSRIAAVSTFRDQPACAPKDNGHAWPSSHCAAYINQLCHLQTYTTKPQPVQRKPNSGPLHAAIKATTSTRHESSSSSIPSEAPTAQWLGRVAVTMAHELCHCLGLDHCVYFACAMQGCGSVEEAQRQPPYVCPVCLEKLAAAIGEGAVAGWNDEVWSMAVREKYVRDRYEALRQVCERWSNPSISRMFAGYRAWLDVVIERSL from the coding sequence ATGGCAAACCGCACTTGCAAACACACATCCCTCTACTTGGACGTCTCACCGCACGCGTCCAAAGCCGGCTTTAAACGTCCAAACAGGAGACAGCGCATCTCAGCTGCAACTCAAGATGGACGTGTTCTCAAAGAGCTAGAGCTCCTCACCAGCAAGGAGCTTCTAGAAGATGAAATGGCCTTTCCTGGACCGCTGGTTCTTCCCGGTGACGATCTAGCCGAAGACCCAGAGTATCCGCCACAAGACTTTAACGAATggaaagacgaagaggaaagaaaccCGGTGACCAACGAGAGGAAAGCCATCTACGTTGTGCCTAGCCCGTTGTTTGACAAAACCGTGTCCAAGATGCAGGCATGGTCGGTCTGCAATTCAGCAAAGGAACAATACGCACAAGCAGTCAACGCTCCAGATATGCAAGACATTGTGGAATATCTATCCGCCTTCTTCTACGGCATGGACGTCAAGATCTTCGACCAGCCTTTTCATTGGCATAAATGGGAGAGCTACGACGGCGCCGTGTTGAAGCATTCAAATACAGAGACCCGAATTGGCCTCAAGTCTCCGAGCAAAGAACTCTTTGGCATTCGCTGCCGCGCTTCACCAGACGAAACATCTCCCATGCAAGTCAACCTGAACGACGTCCTGGACGCTCTGGCGGAGAACATCCCCTCTGATGCACATTCCATCATGATCCTGCTAGACCAAGACATGTACGAAGGCGACGGCGACATCTTCTGCGCCGGACGAGCATACGGAGGCAGCCGCATCGCAGCCGTCTCCACGTTCCGGGACCAGCCCGCCTGTGCGCCAAAGGACAACGGCCACGCATGGCCATCCTCACACTGCGCAGCTTACATCAACCAGCTCTGTCATCTCCAGACCTACACAACCAAGCCGCAGCCCGTCCAACGCAAACCCAACAGCGGGCCTCTACACGCGGCTATAAaagccaccacctccacgcGTCacgaaagcagcagcagcagcatcccgTCGGAAGCCCCTACCGCCCAGTGGCTCGGAAGAGTAGCCGTCACCATGGCGCACGAGCTGTGCCACTGTTTGGGGCTGGACCACTGCGTGTACTTTGCGTGCGCGATGCAGGGGTGCGGCAGTGTGGAGGAGGCACAGCGGCAGCCTCCGTATGTGTGTCCCGTTtgtctggagaagctggccgcTGCGATCGGAGAGGGGGCTGTTGCTGGATGGAACGACGAGGTGTGGAGCATGGCGGTTAGAGAGAAGTATGTGAGGGATCGGTATGAGGCGCTGAGGCAGGTCTGTGAGAGATGGAGCAATCCGAGCATATCGAGGATGTTTGCTGGGTATAGGGCTTGGCTGGATGTGGTGATTGAGCGGAGTCTGTGA
- a CDS encoding uncharacterized protein (EggNog:ENOG41~SECRETED:SignalP(1-19)) yields MRFNLAAVFLATIVGTGLAAPLASRSLVGDVGNLLGGITQGVVVDVVLLETQLVSLLGPIVQKIEGALPQATTLASKLVSLVDGVGAEATDALGLNNVVQIVGEAIAMVSQGVHLDAVNAYLNAATGGTIVSLEAALGVNNLTQVLGL; encoded by the exons ATGCGTTTCAACCTCGCCGCTGTTTTCCTTGCCACCATTGTCGGCACTGGCCTCGCTGCCCCTCTCGCCTCCCGCTCCCTCGTTGGTGACGTTGGCAACCTGCTCGGCGGTATCACCCAGGGCGTCGTTGTCGACGTTGTTCTCCTTGAGACCCAGCTGGTCTCTCTGCTCGGCCCCATCGTCCAGAAG ATCGAGGGTGCTCTTCCCCAGGCCACCACCCTGGCCTCCAAGCTCGTCAGCCTTGTTGACGGTGTTGGCGCTGAGGCTACCGATGCTCTTGGCCTCAACAACGTTGTCCAGATCGTCGGTgaggccatcgccatggtTTCCCAGGGCGTTCACTTGGACGCTGTCAACGCTTACCTCAACGCTGCCACCGGCGGTACCATTGTCAGCCTCGAGGCTGCTCTTGGCGTCAACAACCTCACTCAGGTTCTCGGCCTCTAA
- a CDS encoding uncharacterized protein (EggNog:ENOG41~TransMembrane:12 (i24-44o77-97i109-126o132-155i167-189o201-221i295-317o337-357i364-385o405-424i436-457o477-495i)), with amino-acid sequence MGVGAKKPVNIFKLKDLGEPEGALNWRLWFAVLAFGLLGAARGIDEGLISGAFNSANFKESIHYASYDKVDQANIKANVSAMVQIGSVAGALFAFLICDRIGRLNATRVLCLIWAVGIAIFMAGGVKGNLGAIYAGRFIAGLGVGQTPVVGPIYIAEIAPASIRGLCTCFFTGAVYLGILLAYFANYGAQLHITNGSPNQWLVPTSLHIMMSGIIFILSFFQFESPRFLVKEGKIDQAVYSFARLRQQSPDSEYVNREIALIQIGLDHELEASQGVGWFGKVKELLLNRSNLYRVYLSSMVQLLGQWSGAGSITLYAPDLFKILGITGNSESLLVTGVFGIVKFVAAMICALFLVDVIGRKRALLCGITLQSISMIYVAAFLTAVPQLGTSSDFVLPESMKGPSRGAVAMIYLSGVGWALGWNSMQYLLTAELYPLRVRALATSWAMTLHFANQYGNSRALPVMLLNTSEGGITPKGTFWCFAAVTVLGGAWVWFSVPETGGRSLESMDRLFDLPWYKIGLYGNKDADEKDMVVDEKQRAAEEEFGNVQQIEHKV; translated from the exons ATGGGTGTCGGGGCGAAGAAACCcgtcaacatcttcaagttGAAAGACTTGGGAGAGCCAGAGGGAGCTCTGAACTGGCGCCTCTGGTTTGCCGTCCTGGCTTTTGGCCTGCTCGGTGCTGCGCGAGGTATCGATGAAGGACTCATCTCTGGCGCCTTCAACTCGGCCAACTTCAAGGAATCCATTCATTACGCCTCGTATGACAAGGTTGACCAGGCCAACATCAAGGCCAATGTCTCTGCCATGGTCCAGATTGGGTCCGTCGCAGGAGCGTTGTT TGCCTTCCTGATTTGTGATCGTATTGGCCGGTTGAATGCCACGCGCGTGCTGTGCCTCATCTGGGCTGTTGGCATTGCTATTTTTATGGCTGGCGGAGTGAAGGGCAACTTGGGCGCCATCTATGCCGGCAGATTTATCGCCGGCCTGGGTGTGGGACAGACGCCGGTCGTAGG TCCCATTTACATTGCTGAAATCGCACCTGCGTCGATTCGTGGCCTCTGCACATGCTTCTTTACCGGTGCCGTCTATCTTGGTATATTGCTCGCTTATTTTGCCAACTATGGAGCTCAGCTTCACATCACCAATGGCAGCCCGAACCAATGGCTTGTCCCCACCAGTTTACACATCATGATGAGTGGAAtcatttttattctttcctttttccagtTCGAATCACCACGATTTCTCGTCAAAGAGGGCAAAATCGACCAGGCTGTCTACAGCTTTGCTCGCTTGCGCCAGCAGTCTCCTGACAGCGAGTATGTCAATCGCGAAATAGCCCTGATTCAGATTGGCCTTGACCACGAGCTGGAAGCTAGCCAGGGTGTCGGCTGGTTTGGAAAAGTCAAGGAGCTACTTCTCAACAGGAGCAACCTGTACCGAGTGTATTTGTCATCCATGGTTCAGCTTCTGGGCCAGTGGTCTGGCGCTGGATCCATCACCTTGTATGCGCCGGATCTGTTCAAGATCCTGGGCATTACCGGAAACAGTGAGTCGCTTCTTGTTACCGGCGtcttcggcatcgtcaaATTTGTGGCGGCAATGATTTGcgctctcttcctcgtcgatGTCATCGGCCGCAAGCGTGCATTGCTATGCGGTATTACGCTTCAGAGCATCTCCATGATCTATGTTGCTGCTTTCCTTACTGCCGTGCCTCAGCTCGGAACTTCCAGCGACTTCGTCCTGCCTGAATCTATGAAGGGACCCAGCCGAGGCGCAGTTGCCATGATATACCTTTCAGGTGTCGGTTGGGCGCTTGGTTGGAATTCCATGCAGTACCTGCTCACGGCTGAGTTGTACCCCCTCCGTGTTCGTGCCCTTGCTACGTCGTGGGCTATGACGCTTCACTTTGCCAACCAGTATGGCAATTCGCGCGCCTTGCCGGTCATGCTGCTTAACACCTCGGAAGGAGGAATCACGCCCAAGGGCACTTTCTGGTGTTTCGCGGCTGTTACTGTATTAGGCGGCGCTTGGGTGTGGTTCTCTGTCCCCGAAACCGGTGGTCGCTCTCTTGAGAGCATGGACCGCCTGTTTGACCTTCCGTGGTACAAGATTGGTCTGTATGGTAACAAGGATGCTGATGAGAAGGACatggttgttgatgagaagcAGAGGGCTGCCGAGGAAGAGTTTGGCAACGTGCAGCAGATTGAGCACAAGGTGTAG